The following proteins are co-located in the Candida dubliniensis CD36 chromosome 3, complete sequence genome:
- a CDS encoding palmitoyltransferase, putative (Similar to S. cerevisiae PFA3), translated as MAAILYKYSMINSNNNGNSILKSLETSCCFLATLFPKVFCTLVLTWSLYVLLFIFPNYIKSSLNLTILNIIGIILYVLCIITYYKIILIGPGSPLDYPELRINNLNRMIDENPYNSNNDDPIDLPPESMIIHTMKVNGNQGYRYCTKCSVWKPDRSHHCSSSGKCILKMDHYCPWFSTCIGFYNYKFFIQFLSYVAIYCWFLFIISARILYKFITQGLFEDEILSLNLVAVLILSFAFAIAVSVFAIFSIYLCCKNLTTIEFQEKRCNYRGHANDERFNYEFDNNGKRKKLNTNIFDLGVMENWKSVMGPNWITWLLPITVATITTTTTTPIISEEDFNNGINFKVNEEIYTKYLHNAELQQQLNQQLSNYKDRLRRERQANMV; from the coding sequence AGCGACTTTGTTTCCTAAAGTATTTTGCACTTTAGTTTTAACATGGTCATTATATGttctattatttattttccCAAATTACATTAAATCATCCTTGAATTTAAcaatattgaatataattgGTATAATATTATACGTGCTATGTATTATCACTTATTATAAGATTATTCTAATTGGACCTGGATCTCCATTAGATTATCCGGAATTaagaatcaacaatttgaataGAATGATAGACGAGAATCCCTATAACAGTAACAATGATGATCCAATAGATTTACCACCGGAATCAATGATAATACATACTATGAAAGTTAATGGCAATCAAGGATATAGGTATTGCACCAAATGTTCAGTGTGGAAACCTGATAGATCTCATCATTGTTCATCATCAGGAAAATGTATATTAAAAATGGATCATTATTGTCCATGGTTTTCCACTTGTATTGgattttataattataaatttttcattcaattcttaAGTTATGTTGCCAtttattgttggtttttatttattattagtgCTCGAATACTATATAAATTCATCACCCAAGGAttatttgaagatgaaataTTATCACTCAATTTAGTTGCAgttttaattctttcatttgCATTTGCCATTGCTGTTAGTGTATTTGCAATATTTCTGATTTATTTATGTTGTAAGAATTTAACAACTATTGAATTCCAAGAAAAACGATGTAATTATCGTGGCCATGCAAATGATGAAAGATTCAATtatgaatttgataataatgggAAACGTAAGAAattaaatacaaatatttttgatttaggAGTAATGGAAAATTGGAAACTGGTTATGGGCCCAAATTGGATCACATGGTTATTACCAATAACTGTTGCTACAAttacaactacaacaacaacacccATAATATCTGAAGaagattttaataatggaatcaattttaaagttaatgaagaaatataTACTAAATATCTTCATAATGCtgaattacaacaacaattgaatcaacaaTTGTCTAATTATAAAGATCGATTAAGAAGAGAACGTCAAGCAAATATGGTGTAA
- a CDS encoding histone deacetylase, putative (Similar to S. cerevisiae RPD3), with protein sequence MYTELPFDELKVDPTQKKRIAYFYDADIGNYAYGAGHPMKPHRIRMAHSLIMNYGLYKKMEIYRAKPATKQEMCQFHTDEYIDFISRVNPDNLDLFTKEQIKFNVGDDCPVFDGLFEYCGISGGGSMEGAARLNRGKCDIAINYAGGLHHAKKSEASGFCYLNDIVLGIIELLRYHPRVLYIDIDVHHGDGVEEAFYTTDRVMTCSFHKYGEFFPGTGELRDIGVGKGKYHAVNVPLRDGIDDATYKSIFEPVISKIIEWYQPSAIVLQCGGDSLSGDRLGCFNLSMNGHANCINFVKSFNIPMMVVGGGGYTMRNVARTWAYESGLLNNVKLPDELPYNEYYEYYGPDYKLDVRSSNMFNQNSPEFLDKILTNIIANLENTKHAPSVQMNEVPNDPEDLGDIEEDTAMAIDTKGGSEMSRDAQIQPDNEFYEDDEKDKGEKAIVDNKQEEQDSMNIDKNETPVVEKNKEIVEDKQQDENENTDDKIEEDKPEETNPVEEKAPEEKVEEVKPVEEKAEEVKEVEEKVEELKEVDKPEVTPTEPTKESKQEDQPMEDATKLTEEELKEIEELNKGS encoded by the coding sequence ATGTATACTGAACTCccatttgatgaattaaaagTTGATCCAACTCAAAAGAAACGTATTGCTTATTTCTATGATGCTGATATTGGGAATTATGCTTATGGTGCTGGTCATCCCATGAAACCTCATCGTATAAGAATGGCtcattcattaattatgaattatggattatataaaaaaatggaaatttATCGAGCCAAACCAGcaacaaaacaagaaatgTGTCAATTTCATACTGATgaatatattgattttattagtCGAGTTAACCCTGATAATTTAGATTTATTTACTAAAgaacaaattaaatttaatgtTGGTGATGATTGTCCAGTTTTCGATggattatttgaatattgTGGTattagtggtggtggttcAATGGAAGGAGCAGCAAGATTGAATCGAGGTAAATGTGATATTGCCATTAATTATGCTGGTGGATTACATCATGCAAAAAAATCTGAAGCTAGTGGGTTTTGttatttaaatgatattgTATTGGGAatcattgaattattacGATACCATCCAAGAGtattatatattgatattgatgttCATCATGGTGATGGTGTCGAAGAAGCATTTTATACTACTGATAGAGTAATGACTTGTTCTTTCCATAAATACGGAGAGTTTTTCCCTGGAACTGGTGAATTAAGAGATATTGGAGTAGGTAAGGGGAAATATCATGCTGTTAATGTTCCATTACGTGATGGTATTGATGATGCCACctataaatcaatatttgaaCCAGTAATATCGAAAATCATCGAATGGTATCAACCTTCAGCCATTGTTTTACAATGTGGAGGAGATTCCTTGAGTGGTGATCGATTAGgttgttttaatttatctatGAATGGTCATGCTAACTGTATCAATTTTGTTAAATCTTTTAACATACCCATGATGGTAGTTGGTGGAGGTGGTTATACTATGAGAAACGTGGCTCGTACTTGGGCTTATGAACTGGGATTATTGAACAATGTCAAATTACCCGATGAATTACCTTATAATGAATATTATGAATATTATGGCCCTGATTATAAATTGGATGTTCGATCATCTAATATGTTTAATCAGAATTCTCCAGAATTTTTAGATAAAATTTTGACAAACATTATTGccaatttggaaaatacAAAACACGCGCCTTCAGTACAAATGAATGAAGTTCCTAATGATCCAGAAGATTTAGGagatattgaagaagataCAGCCATGGCAATTGATACAAAAGGAGGTTCAGAAATGAGTCGAGATGCTCAAATACAACCAGACAATGAGTTttatgaagatgatgagaAAGATAAGGGGGAGAAAGCTATAgttgataataaacaagaagAGCAAGATTCAATGAATATTGATAAGAATGAAACACCCGTTGTTGAGAAGAATAAAGAGATAGTAGAAgataaacaacaagatgAAAATGAGAATACAGACGATAAGATAGAAGAGGATAAACCAGAAGAAACAAACCCGgttgaagaaaaagctCCAGAGGAAAAAGTAGAAGAAGTAAAACCAGTTGAAGAGAAAGCAGAAGAAGTAAAAGAGGTTGAAGAGAAAGTAGAAGAGTTAAAAGAGGTTGATAAGCCAGAGGTAACTCCAACAGAGCCAACCAAGGAACTGAAACAAGAGGATCAACCCATGGAAGATGCCACAAAATtaactgaagaagaattaaaagaaattgaagaactAAATAAAGGTTCATAA
- a CDS encoding NADH kinase, mitochondrial precursor, putative (Similar to S. cerevisiae POS5), translated as MFKIQFLFRPCLVNNHHQTNISRLIHFNSLHTITKSTPLSSKLIIGKAQLSLSTTPEKAQPKMALTVQSCTQLPTGKLPEYIKSSKSRLYNIVWSSSSPPTNIYIAKKPGDASVREAMIEFINHLHQQYPSINVIVNQEVADELMHELKTTTTIKQNSSSSISSSTSVSGKSIQELMDPLTDHVIYTGKNEDIVDKTELMITLGGDGTILHGVSLFSNVVVPPILSFAMGTLGFLLPFDFKNYKQTFREVYEGRSKALHRNRLECHVIRKQIVKTLDDGERANKKLKTNGEKSISKLKEEQSSSSNGSRKIKEMIHAMNDVTIHRGSSPNLTSLDIYIDNEFFTTTFADGVIFATPTGSTAYSLSSGGSITHPSVPCVLLTPICPRSLSFRPLILPSSSDIMIRLSESNRNQRIELTIDGITQPDLHPGDEVHITSEVAITSGGQSLLSSTGGGNKTTSTSTSAGTSSGSSGSSTSSSPSGSGNNTSGSYGDKNGIWCVATNQNQWSKDLNSLLGFNSSFRDQKGKRLHL; from the coding sequence atgTTTAAAATCcagtttctttttcgtCCTTGTTTAGTTAATAATCACCATCAAACTAATATATCCAGACTAATAcattttaattcattacATACGATAACTAAATCAACCCCACTATCATCGAAATTAATCATTGGGAAAGCTCAATTAtctttatcaacaacaccaGAAAAAGCACAACCGAAAATGGCATTAACGGTTCAATCATGTACTCAATTACCTACGGGGAAATTACCTGAATATATCAAATCTTCCAAAAGTCGATTATACAACATTGTATGGCTGTCATCATCTCCACCAACAAATATATACATTGCGAAAAAACCTGGTGATGCCAGTGTTCGTGAAGCCatgattgaatttataaatcatttaCATCAACAATATCCATCAATTAATGTTATTGTCAATCAAGAAGTAGCTGATGAATTAATGCATGAATTGAAAACGACAACCAccattaaacaaaatagtagtagtagtattagtagtagtactagTGTTAGTGGTAAATCGattcaagaattaatgGATCCATTAACTGATCATGTTATTTATACTGGTAAAAATGaagatattgttgataaaacCGAATTGATGATTACATTAGGTGGAGATGGGACAATTTTACATGGAGTTAGTTTATTTCtgaatgttgttgttccaccaatattatcatttgcTATGGGTACATTAGGATTTTTATTaccatttgattttaaaaattataaacaaacaTTTCGAGAAGTTTATGAAGGTAGAAGTAAAGCATTACATAGAAATCGATTGGAATGTCATGTCATCAGAAAACAAATAGTTAAAACTTTGGATGATGGAGAAAGAgctaataaaaaattgaaaactaaTGGGGAAAAAAGTATATCAAAGCTTAAAGAAGAACAATCTTCAAGTAGTAATGGTTCtagaaaaattaaagaaatgaTTCATGCTATGAATGATGTCACTATTCATCGTGGGAGTTCACCAAATTTGACATCATTAgatatttatattgataatgaatttttcactACCACTTTTGCTGATGGAGTTATATTTGCAACACCAACTGGATCAACGGCgtattcattatcatcaggGGGATCAATAACTCATCCTTCTGTCCCTTGTGTTTTATTAACTCCAATTTGTCCGCGGTCTTTATCATTTAGACCATTAATCTTGCCTAGTCTGTCAGATATAATGATTAGATTGTCTGAAAGTAATAGAAatcaaagaattgaattaacCATAGATGGTATAACTCAACCTGATCTTCATCCTGGCGATGAAGTACATATCACGTCGGAAGTAGCTATTACTTCAGGTGGTCAGTCTTTATTGTCTAGtactggtggtggtaacaAAACTACTAGCACCAGTACCAGTGCCGGTACTAGCAGCGGCAGCAGCGGCAGCAGTACCAGTAGTAGCCCTAGTGGTAGTGGAAACAACACTAGTGGTAGTTATGGTGACAAAAATGGAATTTGGTGTGTTGCCACTAATCAAAACCAATGGTCAAAAGATTTGAATAGTTTATTGGGATTCAATAGTTCGTTCAGAGATCAAAAGGGGAAACGATTACATCTatag